A window of Brachybacterium fresconis contains these coding sequences:
- a CDS encoding TetR/AcrR family transcriptional regulator: MPPEPSEKKQNRGPGAGPENRRALVAAARVEFSARGLTVPLRAIAQRAGVGQGSLYRHFPTRTALAAAVFSENIDELEAEFLDAESPDAESPDAESPDATPGLREFFAVIAEQAFESGELSALLRSAADDVEVAMLGERMRTLAVVLLERERRAGRLLREVTPEEISTAVAMVAAVMTGIPAAQRGIVAQRACMLVLAGIVRPQR, from the coding sequence ATGCCGCCCGAGCCGTCTGAGAAGAAGCAGAACCGCGGCCCCGGCGCGGGACCGGAGAATCGGCGGGCCCTGGTCGCTGCGGCCCGGGTGGAGTTCTCCGCCCGCGGACTCACGGTCCCGCTCCGGGCCATCGCCCAGCGTGCCGGTGTGGGACAGGGGAGCCTGTACCGGCACTTCCCGACCCGGACGGCGCTGGCGGCCGCCGTGTTCTCGGAGAACATCGACGAGCTCGAGGCGGAGTTCCTCGATGCGGAGTCCCCGGATGCGGAGTCCCCGGATGCGGAGTCCCCGGATGCGACGCCGGGACTGCGCGAGTTCTTCGCGGTGATCGCCGAGCAGGCCTTCGAGTCGGGGGAGCTGTCGGCCCTGCTGCGCTCCGCGGCGGACGACGTCGAGGTGGCGATGCTCGGGGAGCGGATGCGCACCCTTGCCGTGGTGCTCCTGGAGCGGGAGCGGAGGGCGGGCAGGTTGCTGCGGGAGGTGACTCCCGAGGAGATCTCGACGGCGGTCGCGATGGTGGCCGCAGTGATGACGGGCATCCCGGCCGCGCAGCGGGGCATCGTCGCGCAGCGCGCCTGCATGCTCGTGCTCGCGGGGATCGTGCGCCCGCAGCGGTGA
- a CDS encoding SDR family NAD(P)-dependent oxidoreductase — MSDSQHTPQIAEWDEVITSGRFDGAVLIVTGAGSGIGRATASRLAREGGRVVAVDVSATGLEELAAELPDAKITTVVADITDDAGVAAIVEAAGERIDGLANIAGIMDDMTPVDEMSLDLWSRVFSVNVDGTMKLMRAVIPSMRRAGAGSIVNVASEAALRGSAAGAAYTASKHAVAGLTKSSAFMYGPSGLRINAVAPGPVATGIGSTFASELGAERVQRAMAVLPQVVRADALAASITFLLSDDAVNINGAILPSDGGWSAA; from the coding sequence ATGTCCGATTCCCAGCACACCCCGCAGATCGCCGAGTGGGACGAGGTCATCACCTCGGGCCGCTTCGACGGGGCCGTCCTCATCGTCACCGGCGCCGGCTCCGGCATCGGGCGGGCCACGGCCTCGCGCCTCGCCCGGGAAGGCGGCCGCGTCGTCGCGGTGGACGTCTCGGCGACGGGGCTCGAGGAGCTCGCCGCCGAGCTGCCCGACGCGAAGATCACGACCGTCGTCGCGGACATCACCGATGATGCCGGGGTCGCCGCGATCGTCGAGGCCGCCGGAGAACGGATCGACGGGCTCGCGAACATCGCCGGGATCATGGACGACATGACTCCGGTGGACGAGATGTCCCTGGACCTGTGGTCCCGCGTGTTCTCCGTCAACGTCGACGGCACCATGAAGCTCATGCGAGCCGTCATCCCGTCCATGCGCCGAGCCGGCGCGGGGTCGATCGTCAACGTCGCCTCCGAGGCCGCGCTGCGGGGGTCCGCCGCCGGGGCCGCCTACACCGCCTCGAAGCATGCGGTCGCCGGCCTCACCAAGAGCAGCGCCTTCATGTACGGGCCGTCGGGCCTGCGCATCAATGCCGTCGCACCCGGCCCGGTGGCCACCGGCATCGGCTCGACCTTCGCCTCCGAGCTGGGCGCCGAGCGCGTTCAGCGGGCGATGGCCGTGCTGCCGCAGGTGGTGCGAGCGGATGCGCTCGCCGCGTCGATCACCTTCCTGCTCAGCGATGACGCCGTGAACATCAACGGCGCCATCCTGCCCTCGGACGGCGGCTGGTCGGCGGCCTGA
- a CDS encoding YciI family protein encodes MAKYLLLKHYRGAPASVNDVPMDQWTEDEISAHMQHMDAFATRLESTGEFVDSQALSPEGTWVRYDGEGRPPVTDGPFAETKDLIAGWMIIDVDTYERALELAGELSGGPGAGGKPVGEWLELRPLFVPPTTMTEVGEIVGQEQR; translated from the coding sequence ATGGCCAAGTACCTGCTGCTGAAGCATTACCGCGGCGCCCCGGCGTCCGTGAACGACGTGCCCATGGATCAGTGGACCGAGGACGAGATCTCGGCGCACATGCAGCACATGGACGCCTTCGCGACGCGCTTGGAGTCCACCGGCGAGTTCGTCGACAGCCAGGCGCTCAGCCCCGAAGGCACCTGGGTCCGCTACGACGGAGAGGGCCGGCCTCCGGTCACCGATGGACCGTTCGCGGAGACCAAGGACCTCATCGCCGGGTGGATGATCATCGATGTCGACACCTACGAGCGCGCCCTCGAGCTGGCGGGCGAGCTGTCCGGCGGGCCCGGAGCGGGCGGGAAGCCGGTCGGCGAATGGCTGGAGCTGCGGCCCCTGTTCGTCCCGCCGACCACGATGACGGAGGTCGGCGAGATCGTCGGCCAGGAGCAGCGCTGA
- a CDS encoding RNA polymerase sigma factor: MHALDEDLLRRLTPAVLRVLVRRGADFAAAEDAVQDALIEAIRDWPDAPPRDAKGWLITVAWRKFLDGARSETARRHREDRIDAEPSPGPIAERDDTLWLFFLCAHPSLTPSSAVALTLRAVGGLTTRQIAEAYLVPEATMVQRISRAKRTVAGVRLDEPGSLGTVARTLYLIFNEGYSGEVDLVAEAIRLARLLAGAVDDPEVSGLLALMLLHHARRASRTAADGRLVPLAEQDRSLWDTSLIAEGVAILQAALVRDRLGEFQAQAAIAALHADARSTAETDWVQILQWYDELAALTENPVVLLNRAVAVGEADGPRAGLAALFELDDSLPRYAAVAAHLHEADGDRATAAQLYAEAARKASSLAERDHLTRQAARLNSEASPGRASPSGANGSG; this comes from the coding sequence ATGCACGCGTTGGACGAGGACCTGCTGCGACGGCTCACCCCGGCCGTCCTGCGGGTCCTCGTCCGCCGCGGCGCCGACTTCGCCGCGGCAGAGGACGCCGTCCAGGACGCCCTGATCGAGGCGATCCGGGACTGGCCCGACGCCCCGCCGCGGGATGCGAAGGGCTGGCTGATCACGGTCGCCTGGCGGAAGTTCCTCGACGGCGCCCGGTCCGAGACCGCCCGTCGTCATCGCGAGGACCGGATCGACGCCGAGCCCTCACCCGGTCCGATCGCCGAACGCGATGACACGCTGTGGCTGTTCTTCCTGTGCGCGCACCCGTCGCTCACGCCGTCGTCGGCCGTCGCCCTCACCCTGCGGGCCGTCGGCGGGCTCACCACGAGGCAGATCGCCGAGGCCTACCTGGTGCCCGAGGCGACGATGGTCCAGCGCATCAGCCGGGCCAAGCGCACGGTGGCGGGGGTGCGGCTGGACGAGCCCGGATCGCTGGGCACCGTGGCGCGCACGCTGTACCTGATCTTCAACGAGGGCTACTCGGGTGAGGTCGACCTGGTGGCCGAGGCGATCCGTCTCGCCCGCCTGCTCGCAGGGGCGGTCGATGACCCGGAGGTGTCCGGTCTGCTCGCGCTGATGCTGCTCCACCACGCGCGGCGCGCGAGCCGGACCGCGGCCGACGGCCGTCTCGTCCCGCTCGCCGAGCAGGACCGCTCCCTCTGGGACACCTCGCTGATCGCGGAAGGGGTCGCGATCCTGCAGGCGGCGCTGGTCCGCGATCGTCTGGGCGAGTTCCAGGCCCAGGCCGCGATCGCCGCCCTGCACGCCGACGCCCGCAGCACCGCGGAGACCGACTGGGTCCAGATCCTTCAGTGGTACGACGAGCTGGCCGCGCTCACCGAGAACCCGGTCGTGCTGCTGAACCGTGCCGTCGCGGTCGGGGAGGCCGACGGGCCGCGGGCCGGCCTCGCCGCCCTTTTCGAGCTCGACGACTCCCTGCCGCGCTACGCGGCGGTCGCGGCGCATCTGCACGAGGCCGACGGGGACCGGGCGACCGCCGCCCAGCTCTATGCCGAGGCGGCGCGGAAGGCATCCTCGCTCGCCGAACGGGATCACCTGACGCGACAGGCGGCGCGGCTGAACAGCGAGGCTTCTCCGGGAAGGGCGTCGCCGTCCGGCGCGAACGGATCGGGCTGA
- a CDS encoding cytidylate kinase family protein: MSSAAEATGSRTDLLPRRRVLGYAMGDAANNVAFQMTSLFLMVYMTDIAGVPAAIAGTIYGVTKVWAGVTDLVAGNTVGRRETRHGRLRPWLLWASPFLVVSLVLLFSTPAGLGPMATVAWILLFDAAFQLCYSFVNIPYGSLSAAMTENATDRSRLSGARSIASSITGVVLSLVLSPQFEDTTADGIRLTFTLATVALALIAMILYWVCFRNTREVVPPGTGTLTLRTTLAMVVRNKPLLLLCLGALFLLGGSFTMNAVMMYYARDVVGGAGYFTLLFLAQTIGTIAAATAIPAITEKFGKRIGYVGLALVAVAGLVLIGLTPTGSLPLALLAFLVYGIGFGGTNALMFSMQADTVDYGEWKTGTRAEGGSYSVLSFVRKTGQGIGGALGGAIIGAFGYASGAPEQTEQAVQGIKIAAGWAPAVLCVIAALIIVLYPLGAQEHRSIVQDLRQRRARASVGATKPGGAVVISRDGQRLIATRPVVTINEQYGAGASSVGARVAEQLGVAFAGTRFSSEDLERASSSRPRVLEDSRTGRSLRWLHTFSWPTVEVDVAAESGEAQITSQMVRQNVGEVMKLVKDSGGVVVGRDATMILGDVQGAIHVRMEGEVEDRVARATVDYELTPEVAAQRQVREDRMRPRMSGRLMGWDPAEPTRYHLIIDTSRMSLDEAVEEIVAAVEAQQGE; this comes from the coding sequence ATGTCTAGCGCAGCCGAGGCGACCGGTAGCAGGACGGATCTCCTGCCCAGGCGCCGTGTCCTCGGGTACGCGATGGGCGACGCGGCCAACAACGTCGCCTTCCAGATGACCTCGCTGTTCCTCATGGTGTACATGACGGACATCGCCGGGGTCCCCGCGGCCATCGCCGGCACCATCTACGGCGTCACCAAGGTGTGGGCGGGCGTCACCGACCTCGTGGCCGGCAACACCGTCGGCCGCCGCGAGACCCGCCACGGGCGGTTGCGGCCCTGGTTGCTGTGGGCGAGCCCCTTCCTGGTCGTCTCGCTGGTGCTGCTGTTCAGCACCCCGGCCGGGCTGGGCCCGATGGCGACGGTCGCCTGGATCCTGCTGTTCGATGCGGCGTTCCAGCTGTGCTACTCCTTCGTGAACATCCCCTACGGCTCGCTCTCGGCGGCGATGACGGAGAACGCCACCGACCGCTCCCGCCTCTCCGGCGCCCGGTCGATCGCGTCCTCGATCACCGGTGTGGTGCTTTCCCTGGTGCTCTCGCCCCAGTTCGAGGACACCACGGCCGACGGGATCCGCCTGACGTTCACCCTGGCCACCGTCGCCCTGGCCCTGATCGCGATGATCTTGTACTGGGTCTGCTTCCGCAACACCCGTGAGGTCGTCCCGCCCGGCACCGGCACCCTGACCCTGCGCACCACGTTGGCGATGGTGGTGCGCAACAAGCCGTTGCTGCTGCTGTGCCTGGGCGCGCTGTTCCTGCTCGGCGGCTCCTTCACCATGAACGCGGTGATGATGTACTACGCCCGCGACGTGGTCGGCGGCGCGGGATACTTCACGCTGCTGTTCCTCGCCCAGACGATCGGCACCATCGCGGCCGCCACGGCGATCCCGGCGATCACCGAGAAGTTCGGCAAGCGGATCGGTTATGTGGGGCTTGCTCTCGTCGCCGTCGCCGGCCTGGTGCTGATCGGCCTGACCCCCACCGGCAGCCTGCCGCTGGCCCTGCTCGCCTTCCTCGTCTACGGCATCGGCTTCGGCGGCACCAACGCGCTGATGTTCTCGATGCAGGCCGACACCGTCGACTACGGCGAGTGGAAGACCGGCACGCGCGCCGAGGGCGGCAGCTACTCGGTGCTGTCCTTCGTGCGCAAGACCGGCCAGGGCATCGGCGGCGCGCTGGGCGGTGCGATCATCGGGGCGTTCGGCTACGCCTCCGGCGCGCCGGAGCAGACGGAGCAGGCGGTCCAGGGCATCAAGATCGCCGCCGGGTGGGCCCCGGCCGTGCTGTGTGTGATCGCCGCGCTGATCATCGTGCTCTACCCGCTGGGTGCCCAGGAGCACCGCAGCATCGTCCAGGATCTGCGCCAGCGACGCGCCCGGGCCTCCGTCGGTGCGACGAAGCCCGGCGGTGCGGTGGTGATCTCCCGGGACGGTCAGCGACTGATCGCCACCCGTCCCGTGGTCACGATCAACGAGCAGTACGGGGCCGGCGCCTCGTCCGTCGGCGCCCGGGTCGCCGAGCAGCTGGGGGTGGCCTTCGCGGGCACGCGCTTCAGCTCCGAGGACCTCGAGCGAGCCTCCTCGTCCCGGCCCCGGGTGCTGGAGGACTCTCGCACCGGCCGCTCCCTGCGGTGGCTGCACACCTTCTCCTGGCCGACGGTCGAGGTCGACGTCGCCGCCGAGTCGGGCGAAGCCCAGATCACCTCGCAGATGGTGCGCCAGAACGTCGGTGAGGTGATGAAGCTGGTCAAGGATTCCGGCGGCGTGGTCGTGGGTCGCGACGCCACCATGATCCTCGGGGACGTGCAGGGTGCCATCCATGTCCGCATGGAAGGCGAGGTGGAGGACCGCGTGGCCCGCGCGACCGTGGACTACGAGCTCACCCCGGAGGTCGCCGCCCAGCGCCAGGTGCGCGAGGACCGCATGCGCCCGCGGATGTCCGGGCGCTTGATGGGCTGGGACCCGGCCGAGCCGACCCGCTATCACCTGATCATCGACACCTCCCGGATGAGCCTGGACGAGGCGGTCGAGGAGATCGTGGCGGCCGTGGAGGCCCAGCAGGGGGAGTGA
- a CDS encoding serine/threonine protein phosphatase has translation MSEKHDWVSVTREDGETVGYLEPLTEDYDRVQPRTLLGHALGSPGEFEEGEERLAAHGISELAEQWVLDADTESEVAGLTIVELSPQGVRLADYLATKGLMATENLEVAWPDVEGRLSRR, from the coding sequence ATGAGCGAGAAGCACGACTGGGTCAGCGTCACCCGTGAGGACGGGGAGACCGTGGGGTACCTCGAGCCGCTCACGGAGGACTACGACCGCGTCCAGCCCCGCACGCTGCTCGGTCATGCCCTGGGCAGCCCCGGGGAGTTCGAGGAGGGGGAGGAGCGGCTGGCCGCGCACGGCATCTCCGAGCTCGCCGAGCAGTGGGTGCTCGATGCCGACACCGAGAGCGAGGTCGCGGGGCTGACCATCGTGGAGCTGTCGCCGCAGGGCGTGCGGCTGGCGGACTACCTGGCGACGAAGGGCCTGATGGCCACGGAGAACCTCGAAGTGGCCTGGCCGGACGTGGAGGGGCGACTCAGCCGGCGGTGA
- a CDS encoding PadR family transcriptional regulator, giving the protein MANLDTHAEDAPCWPPTWVRALLPSAILACLEDTPLHGYAIARALGSRGFGVPQGGSLYPALARLEESGTISAEWTPGPSGPARRQYTLTPRGQRQLTRDRTMLGALTTALGPDPQDGRDAVDADSSNPTAAATATNGATHDL; this is encoded by the coding sequence GTGGCGAACCTAGACACTCATGCCGAAGACGCACCGTGCTGGCCTCCGACCTGGGTCCGCGCGCTGCTCCCCAGCGCGATCCTGGCCTGCCTGGAGGACACCCCTCTGCACGGCTACGCGATCGCCCGCGCCCTCGGTTCCCGCGGATTCGGGGTTCCCCAGGGCGGATCGCTGTACCCGGCGCTCGCCCGGCTGGAGGAGTCCGGGACGATCTCGGCCGAGTGGACGCCCGGGCCGTCCGGCCCTGCCCGTCGGCAGTACACGCTCACGCCCCGGGGGCAGCGACAGCTCACGCGGGACCGGACGATGCTGGGCGCGCTCACCACCGCTCTCGGCCCCGACCCGCAGGACGGCCGCGACGCCGTCGACGCCGATTCCTCGAACCCGACCGCTGCGGCCACGGCGACGAACGGGGCGACCCATGACCTCTGA
- a CDS encoding formate--tetrahydrofolate ligase has protein sequence MSAENPDLAIAQAATLRPIAEIAERAGIPADALVPYGSDKAKVDVRKMSAPASHGKLVLVSAMSPTPAGEGKSTTTVGVADAFTLKGQSTMVALREPALGPIMGIKGGATGGGYAQVVPMEDINLHFTGDFHAIQIANNTLAALVDNHIHQGNQLRIDPRRIQWKRVVDVNDRALRSIVVGLGGPTQGVPREDGFDIVVASEIMAILCLASDLADLEARISRVVVGFTYDRAPVTVEDLGVAGAITMLLKDALLPNLVQTLGGTPALVHGGPFANIAHGCNSLAATRLALSLSEITVTEAGFGSDLGAEKFLDIKARLGGLSPDGAVVVATVRALKMHGGVAKDDLASENVEAILAGTVNLGRHVENLRKFGLEPVVAVNRFPTDTEAELQAVLDWARQQGFRVALSEVWAKGGEGGLAVADELLEAMKPAGGSAGSSGAGGSAGGGGASGSAGGGGASGSVGGGGASGSAGGGFHHLYDPADGVEASLRTLARELYGADDVVFEDKAPAQLRMLQRNGWDQLPVCVAKTQYSFSDDPKLLGAPTGHVLHVRDLVPKIGAGFVVAMTGAIMTMPGLPKEPAATRMGVTDDGESIGLF, from the coding sequence ATGTCTGCCGAGAACCCCGATCTGGCGATCGCCCAAGCAGCGACCCTGCGACCGATCGCCGAGATCGCCGAGAGGGCGGGGATCCCCGCCGACGCCCTGGTGCCCTACGGATCCGACAAGGCCAAGGTCGACGTGCGGAAGATGTCGGCCCCTGCCTCGCACGGCAAGCTCGTGCTGGTCTCGGCCATGTCCCCCACGCCCGCGGGCGAAGGGAAATCGACCACCACCGTCGGCGTCGCCGACGCGTTCACCCTCAAGGGACAGAGCACGATGGTCGCGCTGCGCGAGCCGGCGCTGGGCCCGATCATGGGGATCAAGGGCGGCGCCACCGGCGGCGGCTACGCGCAGGTCGTGCCGATGGAGGACATCAACCTCCACTTCACCGGCGACTTCCACGCCATCCAGATCGCCAACAACACCCTCGCGGCGCTCGTGGACAACCACATCCATCAGGGCAACCAGCTGCGCATCGACCCTCGTCGCATCCAGTGGAAGCGCGTCGTCGACGTCAACGACCGTGCACTGCGATCGATCGTCGTCGGCCTCGGCGGCCCCACCCAGGGCGTGCCGCGCGAGGACGGCTTCGACATCGTCGTCGCCTCCGAGATCATGGCGATCCTGTGCCTGGCGTCCGACCTCGCCGATCTCGAGGCCCGGATCAGCCGGGTCGTGGTCGGCTTCACCTATGACCGCGCCCCCGTGACCGTCGAGGATCTCGGCGTCGCCGGTGCCATCACCATGCTGCTGAAGGACGCCCTGCTGCCGAACCTGGTCCAGACCCTCGGCGGCACCCCGGCGCTCGTACACGGCGGCCCGTTCGCGAACATCGCCCACGGCTGCAACTCGCTCGCCGCGACCCGGCTCGCCCTGTCGCTGTCCGAGATCACCGTGACCGAGGCCGGTTTCGGGTCGGATCTTGGCGCCGAGAAGTTCCTGGACATCAAGGCCCGTCTGGGCGGTCTCTCCCCCGACGGCGCCGTCGTGGTCGCGACCGTGCGCGCCCTGAAGATGCATGGCGGCGTCGCCAAGGACGACCTGGCCTCCGAGAACGTCGAGGCCATCCTGGCGGGCACCGTCAATCTCGGTCGGCACGTGGAGAACCTCCGCAAGTTCGGGCTCGAGCCCGTGGTCGCCGTGAACCGCTTCCCCACCGACACCGAGGCCGAGCTCCAGGCCGTGCTCGACTGGGCGCGACAGCAGGGCTTCCGCGTCGCCCTCAGCGAGGTCTGGGCCAAGGGCGGCGAGGGCGGGCTAGCGGTGGCCGACGAGCTGCTCGAGGCGATGAAGCCCGCCGGTGGGAGCGCCGGGAGCAGCGGGGCCGGCGGCAGCGCCGGAGGCGGCGGCGCCAGCGGCAGCGCCGGAGGCGGCGGCGCCAGCGGCAGCGTCGGAGGCGGCGGGGCCAGCGGCAGCGCCGGGGGCGGTTTCCACCATCTCTACGACCCCGCCGACGGGGTCGAGGCGTCGCTGCGCACTCTGGCCCGCGAGCTCTACGGGGCCGATGACGTGGTCTTCGAGGACAAGGCACCCGCCCAGCTGCGGATGCTGCAGCGCAACGGCTGGGACCAGCTGCCGGTATGCGTCGCCAAGACCCAGTACTCCTTCTCCGACGACCCGAAGCTGCTGGGGGCGCCCACCGGGCATGTGCTGCACGTGCGGGACCTGGTTCCGAAGATCGGGGCAGGCTTCGTCGTCGCCATGACCGGCGCGATCATGACCATGCCGGGGCTGCCGAAGGAACCGGCCGCGACGCGCATGGGCGTCACCGACGACGGGGAGTCGATCGGGCTGTTCTGA
- a CDS encoding cation:proton antiporter, with amino-acid sequence MSILDIVAAVLIGVGLLLAVVAAIGLNRFNGVLMRLHAASKPQTLGLLLVFTGVSLHVGSWTLAGFLLVVLIAQMTTVPAASIMVGRAAFRRGFVRGGDYAIDELSPRLATPSDDDDDEDGFIDDEDDDHEGMASDGEERFPENIVATTEDAITDRNWEEPEAGSQDVDDADIIDVDLEDETEREAEEVAERDPRP; translated from the coding sequence ATGAGCATTCTCGACATCGTCGCCGCGGTGCTGATCGGCGTCGGGCTGCTGCTCGCGGTGGTGGCCGCGATCGGCCTGAACCGCTTCAACGGCGTGCTGATGCGCCTGCACGCCGCCTCCAAGCCGCAGACTCTCGGGCTGCTGCTGGTCTTCACCGGTGTCAGCCTGCACGTGGGGTCCTGGACTCTGGCCGGGTTCCTGCTGGTCGTGCTCATCGCCCAGATGACCACCGTGCCGGCCGCGAGCATCATGGTGGGCCGCGCGGCATTCCGCCGTGGGTTCGTGCGCGGCGGCGATTACGCGATCGACGAGCTCAGCCCGCGCCTGGCGACCCCCTCGGACGATGATGATGACGAGGACGGCTTCATCGACGACGAGGACGACGACCACGAGGGGATGGCCTCCGACGGCGAGGAACGATTCCCCGAGAACATCGTGGCCACCACCGAGGATGCGATCACCGACCGCAACTGGGAAGAGCCGGAGGCGGGCTCCCAGGACGTGGACGACGCGGACATCATCGACGTCGACCTCGAGGACGAGACCGAGCGCGAGGCCGAGGAGGTCGCCGAGCGCGACCCCCGGCCCTGA
- a CDS encoding monovalent cation/H+ antiporter complex subunit F, whose amino-acid sequence MTPFDVVLVVCGGVLSLTALAVVYRMIVGPTILDRAVAIDSLVVLVVLGMALYAASAEAAWAGPAMLGLTGLAFIGTVTFARFVGREEPAAGRRLRRGGTETATGPMESIHFRHRDPSREGVRAEPLNVVDEELAASQDSAHGFGAESGTRGFEDEDPEHGVGADDDWRGTEDDDWRPPEGEEAHGPGGGDGFFGDDGRPTDDGQSGFGATDGTGEHR is encoded by the coding sequence ATGACTCCTTTCGATGTCGTCCTGGTGGTCTGCGGCGGCGTGCTGTCCCTGACCGCGCTCGCCGTCGTCTACCGCATGATCGTCGGCCCCACCATCCTCGACCGCGCGGTCGCGATCGACTCCCTGGTCGTGCTGGTGGTGCTCGGCATGGCGCTGTACGCGGCCTCGGCCGAGGCCGCCTGGGCCGGCCCCGCGATGCTCGGCCTGACGGGTCTCGCATTCATCGGCACCGTCACCTTCGCCCGGTTCGTCGGGCGTGAGGAGCCCGCTGCGGGCCGACGTCTCCGCCGCGGCGGCACGGAGACCGCCACCGGACCGATGGAGTCGATCCACTTCCGCCACCGTGACCCCTCCCGCGAGGGGGTGCGGGCCGAGCCGCTCAACGTGGTCGACGAGGAGCTCGCCGCGTCCCAGGACTCCGCGCACGGATTCGGGGCCGAGTCGGGAACGCGCGGCTTCGAGGACGAGGACCCCGAGCACGGCGTCGGTGCCGACGACGACTGGCGCGGCACCGAGGACGATGACTGGCGGCCTCCCGAGGGCGAGGAGGCGCACGGTCCCGGGGGCGGCGACGGGTTCTTCGGCGATGACGGGCGCCCCACCGACGACGGACAGTCCGGATTCGGGGCCACGGACGGGACGGGGGAGCACCGATGA
- a CDS encoding Na+/H+ antiporter subunit E yields the protein MTSRRLRDLRRSWLWIFLAVALWCLLWGGIDLKNVLGGTLVAVIVFVLFPMPPMGHELTLRPLRFTLFLLRFVYDLCESALQVGWYAIRPGPQVPSSVIAVRMASRSDLFLTVTGVLCTLIPGSVVVEAQRATGTLFMHVIGAGTLEEVEAARDRVHAQEERLLWAVGNREVLGEAGLR from the coding sequence ATGACGAGCAGACGCCTGCGCGACCTGCGCCGCTCCTGGCTGTGGATCTTCCTGGCCGTGGCCCTGTGGTGCCTGCTGTGGGGCGGGATCGACCTCAAGAACGTGCTCGGCGGCACCCTCGTCGCCGTCATCGTGTTCGTGCTGTTCCCGATGCCGCCGATGGGCCACGAGCTGACCCTGCGCCCGCTGCGGTTCACGCTGTTCCTGCTGCGCTTCGTGTACGACCTGTGCGAATCCGCGCTGCAGGTCGGCTGGTACGCGATCCGTCCCGGGCCGCAGGTTCCCAGCTCCGTGATCGCGGTGCGGATGGCCTCCCGCTCGGACCTCTTCCTCACCGTCACCGGGGTGCTGTGCACGCTGATCCCCGGCTCCGTGGTGGTCGAGGCCCAGCGCGCCACCGGCACCCTGTTCATGCACGTCATCGGAGCAGGGACGCTCGAGGAGGTCGAGGCCGCCCGAGACCGTGTCCACGCCCAGGAGGAGCGGCTGCTGTGGGCCGTCGGCAACCGCGAGGTGCTCGGGGAGGCGGGCCTGCGATGA